DNA from Gracilinanus agilis isolate LMUSP501 chromosome 3, AgileGrace, whole genome shotgun sequence:
TGATCAAGGTCATTCACTAACTTAGGGACAAATCCATAGAGACCAAAACACACATATAATCTGACTTCCAATCCAGTTATTTTGGAATTAATAAGGACCTCTGAGGGAAATTTACTTTACCTTTCAGCCCCCTTTTCCTTACCTATATTAAAAGCCCCATAAAAATGTCACATTGATTCTTACCATCTTTCATATAAATTAACACACTCTAGGGTTCTTCCCAGGTGCCAGAAATAAGTATTTGTATGATTTATCTAATCTATGCACTTTTGTTAAACACTCAATGAATGTTTCCTACTAAAAGCTTATTGATATTGAAATAACTGTTTAAAATGATTTGGTATTAACAAAACTAAACTAGATAAGATTAggaaaaactcttttaaaaaccataaatgaaaaaatgatgaaaagtatTATGATCGATGCAATAATGAATTCTTACCTCTTTGGCAGAGGGCAAGGATGATGGATGGAGAATGAGATAacaaattggttttgtttgaccatatttatttgtttaaaaggaAGGCCTTTATTTGGGGAGGGGAGTATTGTGGAGGGGTAGAGatagtgagagaaaaaaagaaaaagatagaaacaaaaatcacaaccaaaaaagaatttaatttatagggaaaaaaagaagcaagcaAAATAAACTTCTGTATTGGTCAAAGAAAACAGAGGGACTATTGTTTAGCATATTCAATTTGatttatgctttaagaaaaaaaccTGTTATACAAAGTACATGATTAAGTAATCATCATTTTATGACCTTTAAATATGGAAATGCTCATAATTAATGACTCTAGGttcataacaaaatatatttttttaacatataacTCATGAATCTTCCATGGTGTCCATCTGTGATGCCTTCTCACTCTGTGGAATTGGCCCTGGGTTCTTCAGGCTATATGCCAGAAAATTGTAAGCACAGGAGGATTGTATCTTGTTGAAAgtttagagcaatgattcccaaagtgggcactactgccccctggtgggtactgcagcgatccaggggaacggtgatggccatatttttttttattacattctattctgagttcaatacaTAGTTTCATAacttccagggggcgctaagtaatatttttttctggaaagggggcagtaggccaaaaaagtttgggaactactggtttAGAGTATGGCTCTAGCACCAGACTGACTCTGTTTCCAAACAACCAATTAAATTAACTGTAATGAGACTCATCAGCTATACACTATTCAAATGGTGATAAATGTGTTGTGTGTTTTTTCTGCCACACAACTTatacaaaaaaagtataattaaaaAATGGTCTGTAGTCCTGGATGACTCCCTTCCAGTTTTGCAGTGATGGTGGCAGATTGGATAAAGGGGACAGAGTACTAAATACCATAGTTTTTAGATGATCTACAGATTTTAATTTTACCACACCTACTCCGAGAGACCTGTCTAATGCAGGGGATGGGTAGCGTGTTTGGTGGAGGGAACTTTGGATTCAGCTGGATCAGAGATCCATTTGATCCATTTGAGGCAACATTCAGATCTTTAATAAAGCTTTACTTCAGTAGATGGGTGATCTCATCCATGTGGGTAGGTCTTCCATCAATGTAGACTGCAATCCCTTTATGCCTTCTTATCTTTTGTGTTTCTTGTTtgttagagcattttttttagaaattaaatgttttttcttcctagaaaagaaaagatactaTCTACCAGTTATCCAAGAGCTTATTATTCAGATTCCTGAACAAATTTGGACATTTTGGTTCAGAGGTTATGTTGTTCTCCCTGTAGAGAATCTCAGCCAAAATCAATAGGAAGGGAATTAGGAAAGTTGGAACCAGCTTGGAGGTCTAACAGATTCACTCATGGGGAGCCCTCAAAtatcagtaaatatttttataggcCAAAATACAGAATCTCTGGAATTACCTTCTTTCATCTATACTTAGTttcacctatttttttttaagctttgtgGCAGCTATCAATCAAAAGTAATttctggagggcagctaggtggttcggtggattgaaagtcaggcccagagatggagatcctggttcaaatttgacctcatatttttcctagctgtgtgaccatgggcaagtcacttaactccaattgcttagtccttaccactcttctgccttggaaccaaagacaaggtaaggatttttaaaaagtcatttctgCCTCTTAACACTAAGATATTTGCAAAGATATCTGCTATGGCTAATATCTATGAGCTATATGGATTGATTTCATAATCAGTTTGACTGAAAATTTTCTCTCATTGTATCAGATGTATTTAATTAAACATTGATTAAATATTGATAGACAGGTTTGATTCTTCCATACAACATTgccatgtatgtttatatatacagaCAGCATTGTGCCTTGGTGCATAGAAacactttctatatttttcatttatttcatttattatggttttgcaaaataattttagataTGTGAACATGCCCTAATTCCCCATAATACCCAAATATGTACATGCATCTCAGTGTCATGACAATTAATGAGGATATATCTATAAACTTTGAATtctttaaagaaaagttttcaagAACACTATGACAAGGTATGTATCCATCTGTTTTATCGTAGGCAGAGTGGTGAATATCTCTAGCATGATGAGCTTACGTTCCCTTAAAGACTGCAGCCCAGAACTACAGCAGAAGTTTCGCAGTGACACCATCACAGAGGAAGAGCTGGTGGGGCTCATGACAAAGTTTgtggaagatacaaagaaaggagtGCATCAGAAGGAAGGTTGGCCCAACAGTGCTTATGGAGTGACCAAGATTGGAGTCACTGTGTTGTCCAGAATCCATGCCAGGCAGCTGAATGAGCAAAGGAAAGGTGATAAGATTCTTCTGAATGCCTGCTGCCCAGGATGGGTGAGAACTGACATGGCGGGCCCCAAGGCTACCAAGAGTCCAGAAGAAGGAGCTGAAACCCCAGTTTATTTGGCTCTTTTACCCCCAAATGCTACGGAACCTCATGGCCAGTTTGTCATGGAGAAAAAGGTTGAAAAATGGTAAacttcatttgtgaatccattctAGTAATATTAGAATGTTAAGTATCTTAGAGTTGATTTAAAAgcgtatttagaaagaaataaaaataataatacgtTTTTATTGTCGCAGCCAATTCCTAAAAGGTGTTCCCTTTGGGTTGCCTACTGATTACGTGAAAGATTTTGTAATGACTAAATATCTGTAATGTGGttgggaaaaacatgaaaaattcagatttttaaaatggaataaaatgttttcaaaaaacttgaaagaaatcattaaatactCTGAAGTTTTAGTTATTTGTGATGAATTTCATGTGCAGAATCTGCTTCATCACAGACATAGGCAACACATATTGAGTATGAAGAAGAGCAGCTAACCACTGAATGCTCTGAGGAATGTTCAAGAAAGTCAAGACTGGCCATGAGTTAAAATTGTAGACCCCCTCCATGACATAGACTGAGGTTGCCCAAGATCAGGGAAAAATCTTTATGTTAAGAATATATCCATTTGGGTCAGCTAGTTAGCACTGTGGAAAGAGAActaggcctgaagatgggaaaccctgtatttaaatctggcctcacacacttcctagctgtgtgaccctgggcaagtcatttaactccaattgcctagcccttaccactcttctgtcttagaatttatactaagaaggcaaagggtttgttttgttttgttttgttttgtttttctaatccTCATTCAAGGAGAGGCAAGAAATAGGAGTTGGATTCTACAGAGTCAGAAGGAAGTCCACTTAACCTACTCCCTGCTGCTATTCTCCCCTGATCCTCCAAATTCTTCCTATTATTTTCTGGATATTTTGGTACTACCCACCCAACCCTGATATGTCCACCAAATACCTGACTTGACACTGCACCTCATCCTTTCTGAGTTCATTGACTCCAAAATAATTTCAGTGGGATCATTTTTTACAGGACACCTTCCTCTGGTTTTGTATGGGGAAGAAGTCCTTTGGGGGTTTTGCTTGGGGGGTTCACATGGCAAGTGAGTATTTATTTTGAGATGAATACCTATTATTGACTTGAAGTCAAAGTACACAGGTTTTGATTTCTTGAGCTTGGCATCTTAAGCAACAGGAAATGTTTGCTGAGGATCAGGAATGCCTTGGAACAGCTCAAtaggtagagagagaagaaagaagggctTGAGtctggtggggtggggtggtgagGGAGCATAGAGAAGGGAGACTCCCAGATAGTATAAATAGTTTTGCAAGTAGCCATCTTGTGCAAACTGTAGCAAGATGGGGGTTCAAATTTTAGAATCCCAGAGCAGGCATGAGACAGTGGAAAGACCTTTGGAgcacccctataaataggagGTCACCCCCAAGCAAACTGACTCAGTTGTGAGTTAGGTGGGTAGAAAGGGTGGAAAGGGTGAAAAGGGAAAAGCTttccatttgaacccagaagcttCACCAAAGGCTTGTGTTAGCTGCTCTACATTAGGGTCCAGCTACTGTCATATCCTGCAATCGGGAGAAtagtttatcatcatcatcaacaaaaaTCATCAACAATATCATCAACAAATTCATCTCAGAAGAAACATCATTTATTATCAACCAAGCTTAGCCAGCTTTGACATCCAGCAGCTGAACTAGGCCAAGGCTGCAAAACCAGCCAGAGTGGCAGAATTCTGTCTGAAACTTTTTCCCAAGGGGAACTGCTTGACTATCAattggtttttttaagttttagtttAACCTTAAAACCTTTATCCttacttttcctctctctctaatCCATCAAGATATCCTTGTATCAATTGGTTAAATTAGTTACCTATTATATGAAATCTGTTTATTGGGCTAGTCCATCATCTTCAAGAAGATTCTCACTGTCAAGCCCGACAGTTGGGATTGATTCCCTGGCTGTGAGGGATTTCATAGGCTAATTACCAATTCTTGCCTGTAATTAATTCCCAATCAACTCAAGATTATAGATATTATCTGCAGTCAGTTCAGCATAGTTTATATTACTGGAAGATACTGGGGTGCTGGGACCCCTCTAGTCAAGTGGCCCAGAACATCTCTCTTgcatatagttcttttttttcttgtatatagtTCAGGAAGATACTGAGTTATATATCATCAAGGAAAAAATGATCTTGACCTGTTGTCTGTTAAGAATTCTTGCAGTGTCTGCCTACTGACCCTCCCACTGAGGGAAAACGCTGTCCAGCTGCTGGCACAGAAGCAGCCTGAGAAAATAATCCCTACAATAGGAATAGaactatatataagaaaaaaaaaagaactatatacaAAAGAGATGTTCTGGGCCGGCCACTTGACTAGAGGGGTCCCAGCACCCCAGGATTCATGCATGTTCCAAAGAACTGGGTATTCTCTACCTCCAAACACTCCACCTCTTGTTAGATGCAGTTAGAGTCAAGTTCACTATGTTCTTCCCCTTCATTCCTCACTCCTCATGGGGTAACAGAGTTCATTTCAGTAGTGCTAACTATATTCCCCTATGGATGACAGGGCAGTAGCAATAGCCTGTTGGTACCAGTCAATTCTGagtctaaaatgacaaaaattctgAACCTTAAATGCCTCCTGTCTGACCAGAGTTGCAGGTTCCATGTCTAGAAGCTGCTCTACTGTGTGCCCCCTTCCACTATGGACAATGAGGACTGAATGCAAATTCCCTGTTGGCATCTGTTCTTCTCTACTGGGTAGAAATAAAGCACCGTGTGGCTCTGCTGCTCTTTATTTGGACCCCCATACTATAGGAGCTCTATTAAAAGACATCCTGAGCAATTTGCAAGGTACAAAGAGAGCCCAAAGGATAGAGTAATAGACCTGCAGGTGGgaggacctgaggtcaaatcttgcttcagacactcactagatgcaaatcattcattttctctaATCGTTTGCTGAtctgtaaactggggataatcacagcacctaccttgcaggactgatgtgaggattaaataagatgtTTGTAAAGCACATTAAAAATTTGAAGATACTATATTAATGCtagataacatttttataaagcCTATAAGcctgattccttttttttctataccattttatattttttattttatttggtcctAATAAGGGGAGGACTACAACtatgtggtacagtagatagagtgctgggtctagtatcaggaaggcttatcttcttgagttcaaatctggcctcagacacttactagctatgtgaccttgggagagacacttaaccctgtttgcctcagtttcctcatttgtaaaatgagctggagaagaaagaaaaaatctccTAATGTAGAcatgaaaagttggatatgaATAAAAGGACTGTACAGCAACCAGAAAGTAAAGTAGATCCTGTCTctctgagatgttaagtgatttacccagttaGTGACAATGTAATTAGAAAAGCCAGAACTCTTCATGATTACAAATCTAATGTTCTTCTTAATATATGTGTCTATACACAAACccacatgaacacacacacatacacacacacatatgtatataacacttaccttctgtcttagaatcgatactgtgtatgaaccaaacagaagagcagtaagggctaggcaatagaggttaaatgacttgtccaaggtcacacaacaaggaagtttctgaggccagatttgaccggaggatctcccatctctaggcctggttcttaatgtactgagctacccagctgcccattaaatctaatgctttttcctactatgtatatatttttttattttaattttaaaaaatattttcccatgtttacatgatacattttctttccctcctcttttcccatcACCCTCCCCCCTGCCCCTGGAGCCAACAAGTActttcactgggttgtacaaatgttatcacttgatgcctatttgcatattattcatttttgcaaattttcttttgaaaccaaaaccccaaatcatatagccaATAAACAAAtgaccaatcatatgtttttcttctgtgttctacttccacagatctttctcttgatagcattcattctcataagtccctcaggattgtcatggatcactgcattgctgctagtagttaAGTACATTGCATTaaattgttccacaatgtttcagtttctgtgtacaatgttctcttggttctgctcatttcactcagcatcagttcatggaggttcttccagatcacatagaaatcctccagttcatcattcctttcagcacaatagtattccaccaccataacatactacaatttgttcagccattctccaatcgagggacattccctcatttcacaaattttttttgccaccacaaagagggtggttatgaatatttttgctttattacttcttgctgtctcatgagatcattaccttccatttgcccaggtctttaaagactgattttcacacgccattctccaattgacaaatggtcaagggacatgaataggcaattttcagataaagaaatcaacactatcaataatcacaggaaagagtgttctaaatctttcataattagagaaatgcaaatcaaaacaactctaaggtaccacctcacacctagcagattggccaatatgacatcaaaggaaagagataaatgttggaggggatatggcaaaattatgACACTAATaaattgctggtagagttgtaaactggtccaaccattctggagggcaatttggaactat
Protein-coding regions in this window:
- the LOC123239603 gene encoding carbonyl reductase [NADPH] 1-like — translated: MSSSSRVAVVTGSNKGIGFAIVRDLCKKFSGDVILTSRDPTRGQEAVKKLQEEGLKPIFHQLDVDDPQSIRTLRDFLQERYGGVDVLVNNAGMAFKAADTTPFPIQAEVTMKTNFFGTKAVSAELLPLVKPQGRVVNISSMMSLRSLKDCSPELQQKFRSDTITEEELVGLMTKFVEDTKKGVHQKEGWPNSAYGVTKIGVTVLSRIHARQLNEQRKGDKILLNACCPGWVRTDMAGPKATKSPEEGAETPVYLALLPPNATEPHGQFVMEKKVEKW